Proteins from one Panicum virgatum strain AP13 chromosome 7K, P.virgatum_v5, whole genome shotgun sequence genomic window:
- the LOC120641501 gene encoding ethylene-responsive transcription factor ERF027-like: MSDYGGPASPRTGKHPFYRGIRSRSGKWVSEIREPRKTRRIWLGTFPTAEMAAVAYDVAARALRGPDTALNFPDLAASRPAPASTSADDIRAAAAEAAAALQEPDRRPARGIAPAAARGGAQQQTAGGSSGAAAQQEGGGSGAGTQYYLDDEALFETPQYLRNMAAGMMLSPPRLGRNSSDDSPDPSEAGDSLWSYRDP, from the coding sequence ATGTCCGACTACGGCGGACCGGCCTCGCCGCGGACGGGGAAGCACCCCTTCTACCGCGGCATCCGGAGCCGCAGCGGCAAGTGGGTGTCGGAGATCCGGGAGCCGAGGAAGACGCGCCGCATCTGGCTCGGCACCTTCCCGACGGCCGAGATGGCCGCCGTGGCCTATGATgtggccgcgcgcgcgctgcGCGGGCCCGACACGGCGCTCAACTTCCCGGACCTGGCCGCGTCACGCCCCGCGCCCGCGTCCACCTCAGCGGACgacatccgcgccgccgccgcggaggccgccgcggcgctgcaGGAGCCCGATCGCCGGCCGGCCCGCGGCATTGCTCCTGCGGCGGCCCGTGGAGGCGCGCAGCAGCAGACGGCCGgcgggagcagcggcgcggcggcgcagcaggaagggggcggcagcggcgcggggaCCCAATACTACCTGGACGACGAGGCGCTCTTCGAGACGCCGCAGTACCTGCGCAACATGGCCGCCGGGATGATGCTGAGCCCCCCGAGGCTCGGCCGCAACTCCTCCGACGACTCGCCCGACCCGTCGGAGGCCGGGGACAGCCTCTGGAGCTACCGTGATCCGTAG